In one window of Pseudooceanicola aestuarii DNA:
- a CDS encoding carotenoid oxygenase family protein, translating into MDGKLTDLEPVRIEAGELTGENTLNPYLQGFYEGTNRETTALDLEVIGEIPKDLHGGYYRNGPNPVRAPSDMHHWFDGDGMLHGILFEDGKAQYRNRFVRTDDFIAEQNGTLEAGGVMLPAHRNRPDKVYKDTANTDVIMHNGQLMALWYVSGTPVRVDPVTLDTIGNESFGGKLPRNVSAHSKVDPETGEFVFFDYSLYEPWMSFGVVNAKNELTNFQRVELPGPRLPHDMGLTKNYAILHDLPVIFSESGMRKSMWNITNSGEPARFGVVPRNGTGDQIRWFETEPCYIYHVINSWEEGDEVIMAACKMVPNGLAKDPKYGPYAAHVNVMALHAVPVEWRMNMRTGEIKMRQLDDRIGEFPVINLDYAAKKTRWSYHVSMAPTDLQKFDGMIKYDLITGDAVEHKYEPGVYGSEPAFAPRIGAKGEDDGYVVVFVTDEASRTSEARIIDARNFDAGPVARVLLPARVPAGFHGTWVRGDQLVA; encoded by the coding sequence ATGGATGGCAAGCTGACAGATCTGGAACCCGTGCGTATCGAAGCGGGCGAACTGACCGGCGAGAACACGCTGAACCCTTATCTTCAGGGGTTCTACGAAGGCACCAACCGGGAGACGACCGCCCTGGACCTTGAGGTCATCGGCGAGATCCCCAAAGACCTGCACGGCGGCTATTACCGCAACGGTCCCAACCCCGTCCGCGCGCCCAGCGACATGCACCATTGGTTCGACGGCGACGGGATGCTGCACGGCATCCTGTTCGAGGACGGCAAGGCGCAATACCGCAACCGGTTTGTCCGCACCGATGATTTCATCGCCGAGCAGAACGGCACGCTGGAAGCCGGGGGCGTCATGCTGCCCGCCCACCGCAACCGCCCGGACAAGGTCTACAAGGATACGGCCAACACCGACGTGATCATGCACAACGGCCAGCTGATGGCGCTGTGGTATGTCTCGGGTACGCCGGTGCGCGTCGACCCGGTGACCTTGGACACGATCGGCAACGAGAGCTTTGGCGGCAAGCTGCCGCGCAACGTCTCCGCGCATTCCAAGGTGGACCCCGAGACCGGCGAATTCGTCTTTTTCGACTATTCGCTGTACGAGCCCTGGATGTCCTTCGGCGTGGTGAACGCCAAGAACGAGCTGACGAATTTCCAGCGCGTCGAACTGCCCGGTCCGCGCCTGCCCCACGACATGGGCCTGACGAAGAACTACGCCATCCTGCATGATCTGCCGGTGATCTTCTCCGAAAGCGGGATGCGCAAATCCATGTGGAACATCACCAATTCCGGCGAACCTGCCCGGTTTGGCGTGGTGCCCCGCAACGGGACCGGCGATCAGATCCGCTGGTTCGAGACAGAGCCGTGCTACATCTACCACGTCATCAACTCCTGGGAGGAGGGCGACGAGGTCATCATGGCGGCCTGCAAGATGGTGCCCAACGGCCTGGCCAAGGATCCCAAATACGGCCCCTACGCGGCGCATGTGAACGTCATGGCGTTGCACGCGGTGCCGGTGGAATGGCGCATGAACATGCGCACCGGCGAGATCAAGATGCGCCAGCTGGACGACCGGATCGGTGAATTCCCGGTGATCAACCTGGATTACGCCGCCAAGAAGACGCGCTGGTCCTACCATGTCTCCATGGCGCCGACGGATCTGCAGAAATTCGACGGCATGATCAAATATGACCTGATCACCGGCGACGCGGTCGAACACAAGTACGAACCGGGGGTCTATGGTTCCGAGCCGGCCTTTGCGCCGCGCATCGGCGCCAAGGGGGAGGATGACGGCTATGTCGTCGTCTTCGTCACCGACGAGGCCTCGCGCACGTCGGAGGCACGGATCATCGACGCCCGCAATTTCGATGCCGGACCGGTGGCGCGGGTGCTGTTGCCGGCGCGGGTGCCGGCCGGGTTCCACGGCACCTGGGTGCGTGGCGATCAACTGGTGGCCTGA
- a CDS encoding thiolase family protein, protein MTTGVHIIGAAMSRFGKRPQDSVKTLTAQVVAEVLQDAGIGAEALDAAWFSNTRQQMLEGQNTIRGQIALRAAGVHGLPVTNVENACASGSTGVWGAMAAIRAGMADVALVVGAEKMVFPDRPDQVAAAFAGGTDVHDRAGVIDYIRSIGGEDPGPGRSLFMDLYAAQARRHMAQYGTTQADFARVAAKNHTHGSQNCRAQYRTPFSLDQVLADKPIVDPFTRAMCAPVSDGAAALVLCSDAALARLGAARSVRLRACALVSTTPRDAAAFDQHIGRRAAQQAYEAAGLGPEDIDLAEVHDATAYAEIQQVENLGLAAPGGAVARLAAGDFTLGGRVPVNPSGGLLAKGHPVGATGLAQLFELTTQLRGEAGPRQVSGARIGVAENGGGFLGVEEGATAVTILEGQA, encoded by the coding sequence ATGACGACGGGCGTGCATATCATCGGCGCGGCGATGTCGCGGTTCGGCAAGCGCCCGCAGGACAGCGTTAAAACGCTGACTGCCCAGGTGGTGGCCGAGGTGCTGCAGGACGCGGGCATCGGCGCCGAGGCGCTGGATGCGGCGTGGTTTTCCAACACCCGCCAGCAGATGCTGGAGGGGCAGAACACCATCCGCGGCCAGATCGCCCTGCGTGCGGCGGGGGTGCATGGGCTGCCGGTGACCAATGTGGAAAACGCCTGTGCCTCCGGCTCGACCGGGGTGTGGGGCGCCATGGCCGCCATCCGGGCGGGAATGGCCGATGTGGCGTTGGTGGTGGGCGCGGAAAAGATGGTGTTTCCGGACCGTCCCGACCAGGTCGCCGCCGCCTTTGCCGGAGGCACGGATGTGCATGACCGCGCCGGGGTGATCGACTACATCCGCAGCATCGGCGGCGAGGATCCGGGCCCGGGGCGAAGCCTGTTCATGGATCTGTATGCCGCGCAGGCGCGCCGCCATATGGCGCAATACGGCACCACCCAGGCGGATTTCGCCCGTGTCGCGGCCAAGAACCACACCCATGGGTCGCAGAACTGTCGGGCGCAGTATCGCACGCCCTTCTCTCTGGATCAGGTGCTGGCGGACAAGCCGATCGTCGATCCCTTTACCCGCGCGATGTGCGCCCCCGTGAGCGATGGCGCGGCGGCGCTGGTTCTGTGTTCCGACGCGGCGCTGGCCCGGCTGGGCGCGGCCCGGTCCGTGCGGCTGCGCGCCTGTGCGCTGGTCTCCACCACGCCGCGCGATGCGGCGGCATTCGATCAGCATATCGGCCGCCGCGCGGCGCAGCAGGCCTATGAGGCCGCCGGGCTGGGGCCCGAGGATATCGACCTTGCGGAGGTTCACGATGCCACCGCCTATGCCGAGATCCAGCAGGTGGAGAACCTGGGCCTGGCCGCGCCGGGCGGGGCCGTCGCGCGGCTGGCGGCGGGGGATTTCACGCTGGGCGGGCGTGTGCCGGTGAATCCCTCCGGCGGGCTTCTGGCCAAGGGGCATCCCGTGGGCGCCACGGGGCTGGCGCAGCTGTTCGAGCTGACAACCCAGCTGCGCGGAGAGGCAGGCCCCCGTCAGGTCAGCGGCGCGCGCATCGGGGTTGCGGAAAACGGCGGCGGCTTTCTGGGCGTCGAAGAAGGGGCCACCGCGGTCACCATTCTGGAGGGGCAGGCATGA
- the paaN gene encoding phenylacetic acid degradation protein PaaN — MTNCQETAAQPADLIARHAPLLDRAIAATETREAWSPFRDSPSSKIHGAEKPAAGKAAFAARRDTRFTIDQPGITGWVGAEVSPFTQQPLGITYPRSDPQALIAAAQAAQPAWAAADPELRLALCVEIAQRMYDRNFEMAHAVMHVAGQSYTQAFSGSGPNALDRGIEALAYAARAMRAVSPDGTYHRDFAGQPVALEKRFTLVPRGLGLVICCASFPTWNAYPSMFASLATGNPVIVKPHPIAILPMALVVETARAVLAEFGFDPNLVTLAADTPEAPVAGAFVADPAVQIIDFTGSPRYGSHLEQTVVGKLLYTETAGVNSVVVESVDDLDDAARAIARASCLFSAQMCTSPQVIYVPREGIATAAGHAGFDTVAQAIVAQVDAIADQPAQAAGIMGAVQGQVSLDVVTDATAEAARRDLRVLRPAAPYDHPDFPEARTMTPLILAVTPAEVDLYAEERFGPVLYIVAADSGEAAVAEATELARTRGTISCYLYSTDAAFLDAAEPRYLAAGANLSINLTGAMWINFAAAYSDYHVTGLNPAGNACLTDLAFVASRFRIVQNRRPARVEIAAQ; from the coding sequence ATGACCAACTGCCAAGAGACCGCCGCCCAGCCCGCCGACCTGATCGCGCGCCACGCGCCGCTGCTGGACCGGGCCATCGCGGCCACCGAAACCCGCGAAGCCTGGAGCCCGTTCCGCGACAGCCCGTCTTCCAAGATCCACGGGGCGGAGAAACCGGCGGCGGGCAAGGCCGCCTTTGCCGCGCGGCGCGACACGCGGTTCACCATCGATCAGCCGGGTATCACCGGCTGGGTGGGGGCTGAGGTCTCGCCCTTCACGCAGCAGCCGCTGGGCATCACCTATCCGCGATCCGACCCGCAGGCGCTGATCGCCGCGGCCCAGGCCGCACAGCCCGCCTGGGCCGCCGCCGATCCCGAACTGCGGCTGGCGCTTTGCGTGGAGATCGCGCAGCGCATGTACGACCGCAACTTCGAAATGGCCCATGCCGTCATGCATGTGGCGGGGCAAAGCTATACCCAGGCGTTCAGCGGATCGGGCCCCAATGCGCTGGATCGCGGGATCGAGGCGCTGGCCTATGCCGCCCGCGCCATGCGCGCGGTCAGCCCCGATGGCACCTACCATCGCGATTTCGCCGGCCAGCCCGTGGCGCTTGAGAAACGCTTTACCCTGGTGCCGCGCGGGCTGGGGCTGGTGATCTGCTGTGCCTCTTTCCCGACGTGGAATGCCTATCCCTCGATGTTCGCCAGCCTGGCCACGGGCAACCCGGTGATCGTCAAACCGCATCCCATTGCCATCCTGCCCATGGCCCTGGTGGTGGAAACCGCCCGCGCCGTTCTGGCGGAATTCGGGTTCGATCCCAACCTGGTCACCCTGGCCGCCGACACGCCCGAGGCCCCCGTGGCCGGAGCCTTCGTCGCGGATCCGGCGGTGCAGATCATCGATTTCACCGGCAGCCCGCGCTATGGCAGCCATCTGGAACAGACCGTGGTGGGCAAGCTTCTGTACACCGAAACCGCCGGGGTGAATTCCGTGGTGGTGGAGTCGGTTGACGATCTGGACGACGCAGCGCGGGCCATCGCGCGGGCCAGCTGCCTGTTCTCGGCCCAGATGTGCACCAGCCCGCAGGTGATCTATGTCCCGCGCGAGGGCATCGCGACGGCGGCGGGCCACGCCGGTTTCGACACGGTGGCGCAGGCGATCGTGGCCCAGGTGGATGCCATCGCCGATCAGCCCGCACAGGCGGCGGGTATCATGGGGGCGGTGCAGGGGCAGGTCAGCCTGGATGTCGTCACCGACGCGACGGCAGAAGCCGCGCGCCGCGACCTGCGCGTCCTGCGCCCGGCCGCGCCCTATGATCATCCCGATTTCCCCGAGGCGCGCACCATGACGCCGCTGATCCTGGCGGTGACCCCGGCGGAGGTCGATCTTTACGCGGAGGAACGGTTTGGCCCCGTTCTCTATATCGTGGCCGCCGACAGCGGAGAGGCCGCCGTGGCCGAAGCGACCGAGCTGGCGCGCACCCGTGGCACGATCTCCTGCTATCTCTATTCCACGGATGCGGCGTTTCTGGATGCGGCAGAGCCGCGCTACCTGGCCGCCGGGGCGAATCTGTCGATCAACCTGACCGGGGCGATGTGGATCAACTTTGCCGCCGCCTACAGCGATTACCACGTCACCGGGCTGAACCCTGCGGGCAATGCCTGCCTGACGGATCTGGCCTTTGTCGCCTCGCGGTTCCGCATCGTGCAGAACCGCCGCCCCGCCCGCGTGGAAATCGCCGCGCAATGA
- a CDS encoding winged helix-turn-helix transcriptional regulator, with protein sequence MKSNPIDTAKLVRSCSIWRALDDVGDVPTMLILQAFWLGERRFEGFRKRTGLLKAQLSQRLQHLTAADILVKRLYCERPPRYEYILTEKGRDLYGLALAMLRWEEKWAGDSAKFAVRMEHVTCGATEISAVPLSLATGQAFTARSVTWQHGPGMGWITPQHNRRHKPRGSHHGTQANLLDVILRVLGDRWSSLVLRAIFTGERRYDQIQKDAGIATNILVDRLQSLSDIGMIRKQLYSSQPPRYEYRLTEAGVDYYPVLVMLMRWGDRWYATPEGPPLELFDRDTGAPLNPAMVCSACKQPLHPADVRFRIEPARNGTKSTVAAEQG encoded by the coding sequence ATGAAGTCAAACCCGATAGATACCGCAAAACTGGTTCGCAGCTGTTCGATCTGGCGGGCGCTTGACGACGTCGGGGACGTGCCGACCATGCTGATCCTGCAAGCCTTCTGGCTGGGCGAACGCAGGTTTGAAGGGTTCCGCAAACGCACCGGCCTGCTGAAAGCGCAGCTCAGCCAACGGCTGCAACACCTCACCGCCGCCGATATCCTGGTCAAGCGGCTCTATTGCGAGCGGCCGCCGCGCTATGAATACATCCTGACGGAGAAGGGCCGTGATCTCTATGGGTTGGCCCTGGCCATGCTACGATGGGAAGAGAAATGGGCCGGCGACTCGGCCAAGTTCGCAGTCCGGATGGAGCATGTCACCTGCGGCGCCACCGAAATCAGCGCCGTCCCCCTGAGCCTCGCCACCGGGCAGGCCTTCACCGCCCGCAGCGTCACATGGCAGCATGGGCCGGGCATGGGCTGGATCACTCCGCAACACAACCGTCGACACAAACCACGTGGCAGCCACCATGGTACGCAGGCCAATCTGCTGGACGTGATTCTGCGGGTGTTGGGGGATCGCTGGTCTTCCCTCGTCCTGCGCGCGATCTTCACCGGAGAGCGGCGCTATGACCAGATCCAGAAGGACGCTGGCATCGCGACCAACATCCTGGTGGATCGCCTGCAATCGCTGAGCGATATCGGAATGATCCGCAAACAGCTCTATTCCAGCCAACCGCCGCGCTATGAATACCGCCTGACCGAAGCCGGGGTCGACTATTATCCGGTTCTGGTCATGCTGATGCGGTGGGGGGACCGCTGGTATGCCACACCCGAAGGGCCCCCGCTGGAATTGTTCGACCGCGACACTGGCGCGCCGTTGAACCCCGCCATGGTCTGTTCGGCCTGCAAGCAACCGCTGCATCCCGCCGACGTCCGGTTCCGCATCGAACCCGCCCGCAACGGCACAAAATCCACGGTCGCCGCCGAACAAGGCTGA
- a CDS encoding SDR family NAD(P)-dependent oxidoreductase codes for MTGTATGSGVVPMFDLAGKVALVTGGNGGIGLGMARGLAQAGADVVIWGQNPDKTARAEAELTALGGRVQARRVDVTDEQAVNEGVAAALAEFGRLDFVAANAGTGAGGGPFHDITQSDWRALMTVNLDSVMWLFRAACRHMTDRAAAGDPGGSLLVSSSIAALNSPPMNQAYAASKAGVIAMIKSIAVEYGRHGIRANAVLPGFVRSDLSQALQEAEKFNDRVIRGRVPLGRWGEPEDFAGLAVYLASDMSRFHTGDALVLDGALTIT; via the coding sequence ATGACGGGCACCGCGACAGGGTCGGGGGTCGTGCCGATGTTCGACCTTGCGGGCAAGGTGGCGCTGGTCACCGGGGGCAATGGCGGCATCGGCCTGGGCATGGCGCGGGGATTGGCGCAGGCCGGGGCAGACGTGGTTATCTGGGGTCAGAACCCGGACAAGACCGCCCGCGCGGAGGCCGAACTGACCGCCCTGGGCGGGCGCGTCCAGGCGCGGCGTGTCGACGTGACCGATGAACAGGCGGTGAACGAAGGTGTCGCCGCCGCGCTGGCCGAATTCGGGCGGCTGGATTTCGTCGCCGCCAATGCCGGGACGGGCGCCGGCGGTGGGCCGTTCCACGATATCACGCAATCGGACTGGCGCGCGCTGATGACTGTCAACCTGGATTCCGTGATGTGGCTGTTCCGCGCCGCCTGTCGGCACATGACCGACCGTGCGGCGGCGGGCGATCCGGGCGGCTCCTTGCTGGTATCGTCCTCCATCGCGGCGCTGAACTCGCCGCCGATGAACCAGGCCTATGCCGCGTCGAAGGCCGGGGTGATCGCGATGATCAAGAGTATCGCGGTGGAATACGGCCGTCACGGCATCCGCGCCAACGCGGTTTTGCCGGGCTTTGTCCGTTCGGACCTGTCGCAAGCCTTGCAGGAGGCCGAGAAATTCAACGACCGCGTGATCCGCGGGCGCGTCCCCCTGGGCCGTTGGGGCGAGCCGGAGGATTTCGCCGGGTTGGCGGTCTACCTGGCCTCCGACATGTCGCGGTTCCACACCGGCGATGCGCTGGTTCTGGACGGGGCGCTGACCATCACCTGA
- a CDS encoding acyl-CoA thiolase → MDVLIYEALRGPRGKARPDGGLASATPQGLVADLASGIADRTGAAPDPCALVLGAVGQVGAQGGNIAQVAKLAAGLPARTATISVNNFCVSGLTAVGQAAAMVQAGTARSALAGGVEMMSRVPFMGDRAEYYTDDSFAPPQRYIPVALAADRLAARRDVTRAELDAAALTSGQRAVAAEGTALTASRLALNGLEREECLRPVTAEGLAGLEPVFGPLAEQYRDALGDEEFAPIHTLAHAPATSDGAALALMGAPGAVEAAPRARILAWAETGGDIGASLTAGVDAMDQVLERAGLRLQDMDRIEFMEAFAVTQALFLRDRAPDPDRVNVGGGHLAKGHPLGASGAILLSSLLDALDACQGRLGLVVATGAQGAGSAMIVERLNRG, encoded by the coding sequence ATGGACGTTCTCATCTACGAGGCCCTGCGCGGGCCGCGCGGCAAGGCGCGGCCTGACGGCGGGCTTGCATCCGCAACGCCGCAGGGGCTGGTGGCCGATCTGGCCTCCGGCATCGCCGACCGCACCGGCGCCGCACCCGATCCCTGCGCCCTGGTTCTGGGCGCGGTCGGGCAGGTGGGCGCCCAGGGTGGCAACATCGCACAGGTGGCCAAGCTGGCCGCCGGGCTTCCCGCGCGCACGGCCACGATCAGCGTGAACAATTTCTGCGTCTCCGGCCTGACGGCGGTGGGGCAGGCGGCGGCGATGGTGCAGGCGGGGACAGCCCGCAGCGCCCTGGCCGGCGGGGTCGAGATGATGTCCCGCGTGCCCTTCATGGGCGACCGGGCGGAGTATTACACCGACGACAGCTTTGCGCCGCCGCAACGCTACATCCCCGTGGCCTTGGCCGCCGACCGGCTGGCCGCGCGGCGCGATGTCACAAGGGCGGAACTGGATGCCGCCGCCCTGACCTCGGGCCAGCGGGCTGTCGCGGCGGAGGGGACGGCGCTGACGGCCTCCCGATTGGCGCTGAACGGGCTGGAGCGGGAGGAATGCCTGCGCCCCGTCACCGCCGAGGGGCTGGCCGGGCTGGAGCCTGTGTTCGGCCCCCTGGCCGAACAATACCGCGATGCGCTGGGCGACGAGGAATTCGCGCCGATCCACACGCTGGCCCATGCGCCGGCCACTTCGGACGGGGCCGCGCTGGCGCTGATGGGCGCACCGGGCGCGGTGGAGGCCGCACCACGGGCCCGCATCCTGGCCTGGGCCGAGACGGGGGGCGATATCGGCGCCTCGCTGACCGCCGGGGTGGACGCGATGGACCAGGTGCTGGAGCGTGCCGGACTGCGGCTACAGGACATGGACCGGATCGAGTTCATGGAGGCCTTTGCCGTCACCCAGGCGCTGTTCCTGCGCGACCGCGCCCCCGATCCCGACCGCGTGAACGTGGGCGGTGGCCATCTGGCCAAGGGGCATCCGCTGGGCGCCTCGGGCGCCATTCTGCTGTCCTCGCTGCTGGATGCGCTGGACGCCTGCCAGGGCCGTCTGGGGCTGGTGGTGGCCACCGGCGCCCAGGGTGCTGGCAGCGCCATGATCGTCGAACGACTGAACCGAGGGTGA
- a CDS encoding class I adenylate-forming enzyme family protein, giving the protein MTKMEHVGHQAAERSARHQVYRDRGWWTGQTLDAAFDAMVALDPDAPGVIDPPDCAVLMGRSAARWTLREMSNAARNLAAQLAAQGIGRGDVVLVQLPNTAELVTMYLALSRLGAVISPVPMPYRHHEIADILRELDVRAIVACRTFRGQDMAAELRPLVAAPVRVLGFGGAADGGLALDTTAPVTPVVAAGDGAAIFTICWTSGTTGAPKGVPRSHDHWFSQTLAVEEAITLTPGESMLNPFPLTNMAALSSFLFLWVRARTCFVLHHPFDLKAYLGQLVAEKIAFTAAPPAILNMLLQNEALRDQVDLSHVRYIASGSAPLDPWMVRGMREVFEVDVVNFFGSNEGVALVGGPAAVPDPEQRATLFPRPGAEFPGRFGARFETRLVDFTADDREITQPGTVGELLIRGPNVFDGYLNGRDRESFDALGFFRTGDLFEIAGGGDMARFYRFRGRRKELIIRGGMNISPEELDSLINAHPDVQEAATCGYPDRVMGEKVCVFAVPRSGAVLTLAGITEFLERQGVAKFKWPERLEPIDQLPRNPLNKVLRRDLAARLSDMSEPAAPAKRGT; this is encoded by the coding sequence ATGACAAAGATGGAGCATGTCGGTCACCAGGCGGCGGAGCGGTCCGCACGACATCAGGTGTATCGCGATCGCGGGTGGTGGACGGGGCAAACTCTGGATGCCGCCTTTGACGCCATGGTCGCGCTGGATCCCGATGCGCCCGGCGTGATTGATCCGCCCGATTGCGCCGTGTTGATGGGGCGCTCCGCCGCGCGCTGGACCCTGCGGGAGATGTCCAATGCGGCGCGGAACCTTGCCGCGCAACTGGCGGCGCAGGGGATCGGGCGCGGCGACGTGGTGCTGGTGCAACTGCCCAACACGGCAGAACTGGTGACCATGTACCTGGCGCTGTCGCGGCTGGGCGCGGTGATCAGCCCTGTGCCGATGCCCTATCGCCATCACGAGATCGCCGACATCCTGCGCGAGCTGGACGTGCGTGCCATCGTCGCGTGCCGGACGTTCCGGGGACAGGACATGGCGGCAGAGCTTCGGCCGTTGGTGGCCGCGCCGGTCCGCGTCCTGGGCTTTGGCGGCGCGGCGGACGGGGGGCTGGCCCTTGATACCACGGCGCCCGTGACGCCGGTGGTCGCCGCCGGGGACGGCGCGGCCATCTTTACCATCTGCTGGACCTCCGGCACCACCGGCGCGCCAAAGGGGGTGCCGCGCAGCCATGATCATTGGTTTTCCCAGACCCTCGCCGTGGAAGAGGCGATCACGCTGACGCCGGGGGAGTCGATGTTGAACCCCTTTCCGCTGACCAACATGGCGGCGCTGTCCAGCTTTCTGTTTCTGTGGGTGCGGGCACGAACTTGTTTCGTGCTGCACCATCCTTTTGACCTGAAGGCCTACCTGGGCCAGCTGGTGGCGGAGAAGATCGCCTTTACCGCCGCGCCGCCGGCGATCCTGAACATGCTGCTGCAGAACGAGGCGCTGCGCGATCAGGTGGACCTTTCCCATGTCCGTTACATCGCCTCCGGCTCTGCGCCGCTGGACCCCTGGATGGTGCGCGGCATGCGGGAGGTTTTCGAGGTGGACGTGGTGAATTTCTTCGGCTCCAACGAAGGGGTGGCACTGGTGGGTGGCCCGGCCGCGGTACCCGACCCGGAACAGCGCGCCACCCTGTTCCCCCGTCCCGGCGCGGAATTTCCCGGCCGGTTCGGCGCGCGGTTCGAAACCCGGTTGGTCGATTTCACCGCTGACGACCGGGAGATCACGCAACCCGGCACGGTGGGCGAATTGCTGATCCGGGGGCCCAATGTCTTTGACGGGTACCTGAACGGCCGGGACCGGGAATCCTTTGACGCCCTTGGATTTTTCCGCACCGGCGACCTGTTCGAAATCGCCGGGGGCGGTGACATGGCGCGGTTCTACCGGTTTCGCGGACGTCGCAAGGAGCTGATCATTCGCGGCGGCATGAACATCTCGCCCGAGGAGCTGGACAGCCTGATCAACGCCCACCCCGACGTGCAGGAGGCTGCGACCTGCGGCTACCCCGACCGTGTGATGGGTGAAAAGGTCTGTGTTTTCGCGGTGCCCCGTTCGGGCGCTGTGCTGACGCTGGCCGGGATCACCGAATTCCTGGAGAGGCAGGGTGTGGCGAAGTTCAAGTGGCCCGAGCGGTTGGAGCCGATCGACCAGCTGCCGCGCAACCCGCTGAACAAGGTGCTGCGGCGCGATCTGGCCGCCCGGCTGAGTGACATGAGCGAACCGGCCGCGCCGGCCAAGAGGGGAACGTGA